Proteins encoded together in one Solanum lycopersicum chromosome 7, SLM_r2.1 window:
- the LOC138337522 gene encoding uncharacterized protein: MPTGKLAKWQMLLSEFDIVYATQNAIKAQALVDHLVENPVDKEYEPLKTYFHDEKVSFVGEDIYEAYLGWRLFFDGAANHQGKGVGVVLVSESRQHYPMEALRFNCTNNMAEYEACILGLKMAIDMSVYELLVIRDSNLLIYQVQGEWAVKNPKIIPYVQHTPRIQNELADALATIASMIKHPDTDYINPLDIDLKEHPVHCSHVESEPDGLLWYFDIKRCVDAAEAVRLIEQIHAGVCGTHMNGLTLARKVLRAGYFWMTMENDYCKFVQKCHKCHVHGDLIQVPPHKLNAMSSPWPFVAWGMDVIGPIEPAASNGHRFILVAIDYFTKWVEAASYKSVTKKVVADFVRNNLICRFRVPESIITDNDANLNSHLMKEICEQFKIIHRKSTAYRPQMNGVVEAANKNIKKILRKMIDKQRDEYKGKFVPNWQGLYMVRKVLSGGALVLSEMDGAVWPNPINSDAVKRYYV, from the exons ATGCCGACTGGAAAGTTAGCTAAATGGCAAAtgctgttgagtgagtttgatatCGTGTATGCGACTCAGAATGCAATAAAGGCACAAGCCTTGGTTGATCATCTTGTAGAAAATCCCGTTGACAAAGAATATGAACCACTCAAGACTTACTTTCACGATGAaaaagtgtcatttgtgggtgaagatatctATGAAGCTTATCtaggttggagattattcttcgaTGGAGCGGCGAATCACCAAGGTAAAGGTGTTGGAGTAGTCTTAGTATCAGAATCTCGACAGCACTATCCTATGGAAGCTCTACGATTCaattgcacaaacaacatggctgaatacgaagcttgtattcttggtttgaaaatggccatTGACATGAGTGTTTACGAGTTATTGGTTATCAGAGATTCAAACCTTTTGATTTAtcaggttcaaggagaatgggctgtgaagaacccGAAAATTATACCTTACGTACA acatactcccagaatacagaatgaattagctgatgctcttgccaccatcgcttcaatGATCAAACATCCGGATACTGATTACATCAACCCACTGGATATAGATTTGAAGGAACATCCAGTCCACTGTTCACATGTTGAGTCAGAACCAGACGGTCTGCTTTGGTATTTTGACATAAAGAG ATGTGTGGATGCTGCTGAAGCTGTgaggcttattgaacagatacatgctggagtttgcGGTACACACATGAATGGGCTTACTTTGGCAAGAAAGGTCCTTCGAGCCggttatttctggatgactatggagaatgactATTGCAAATTTgtgcaaaaatgccacaaatgtcATGTGCATGGCGATTTGATACAGGTACCACCTCACAAACTTAACGccatgagttcaccttggccctttgtagcttggggaatggatgtcatcggtcctaTAGAGCCAGCCGCTTCTAATGGGCACAGATTCATTCTAGTcgccattgattatttcaccaaatgGGTGGAGGCGGCTTCTTAcaagtcggtaaccaagaaagtggtggccgattttgtccgcaacaatctgatatgcagATTTAGAGTTCCTgaatccatcattactgataacgacgcaaatctcaacagtcatttgatgaaagagatatgtgaacaatttaagattattcatCGAAAGTCAACTGCCTATCGCCCCCAAATGAACGGAGttgtagaggccgccaacaagaatatcaaaaagattttgaggaaaatgattgacaaacagcgag acgagtacaaaggaaagttcgTGCCAAACTGGCAGGGTCTTTACATGGTTCGTAAAgtattatctggaggtgctttggtcctgTCAGAGATGGATGGCGCTGTATGGCCCAAccctatcaactcagatgctgtcaagagatactatGTGTGA
- the LOC138337523 gene encoding uncharacterized protein, protein MAQAGNKGSESGASDESIPYTSSPSEVEVDVDTSKKRKTMEPRANCWKHFEKFTDKNGASKAKCKYCAKAYAASTSSNGTSSMNTHLRTCPKFPRDTVDKGQDLINFLPSSTGSKEGVISTWKFDQAHSRKA, encoded by the coding sequence ATGGCACAAGCTGGAAATAAGGGAAGTGAAAGTGGAGCTTCGGATGAGAGCATACCTTATACCTCATCTCCAAGTGAGGTTGAAGTTGATGTTGATacttcaaagaaaagaaaaaccatGGAACCTAGAGCTAATTGTTGGAAGCATTTTGAAAAGTTCACCGATAAAAATGGAGCTAGTAAAGCCAAATGCAAGTATTGTGCAAAAGCTTATGCAGCTTCTACATCATCTAATGGTacatcatcaatgaatactcaTTTGAGAACATGTCCTAAATTTCCTCGTGATACCGTAGATAAAGGTCAAGatctaattaattttctacCATCTTCAACGGGATCAAAGGAAGGGGTCATTAGCACTTGGAAATTTGACCAAGCACATAGTAGGAAAGCTTAA